A region from the Anomaloglossus baeobatrachus isolate aAnoBae1 chromosome 11, aAnoBae1.hap1, whole genome shotgun sequence genome encodes:
- the PIK3CD gene encoding phosphatidylinositol 4,5-bisphosphate 3-kinase catalytic subunit delta isoform has product MPPGVYCPVDFWAKEEKQSILVDFLLPSGIYLNFPVPCSASLGNIKKLLWQRAQQEPLFHTLGSPSSYVFTCINQTAEQQELEDEQRRLCDIQPFLPVLRLVAREGDRAEKLLNSQISLLIGKGLHEFDSLNDPEVNDFRSKMRQLCEETALRRQHMNWDIWMESNFPLQLEHSSKAFSKTQGSKTLMINVKFENSEESFTLQVSPRDFPLSIIRMALRKKSNVSGHQCPGRPDDYILQVNGILDYIYGNYPLCQFKHISHCLQSTCTAHLTLVPIASTLPDQQGGAIMSSKLRHKPPPLPTKKPHQCSLWKLERPFCFQLLHGYNVNADDGLKLLVQCGLYHGSELLCKTVASSEVNASSDPQWFQSLDFDINFCDLPRMTRLSLALYAVDKSKKAKSTKKKSKKTDYPIAWVNTMLFDYKDMLKFGEYSLCMWSSFPDEKGELLNPMGTVQCNPNTESAATLKIGFNSLSDYPLYYPSIEKILELGRLGEVCNATADERQQLLEIVDRKGQAELYEHEKELVWKLRHEIKERHPEALPKLLLTTKWSKHEDVAQMVYLLQTWPELPVLTALELLDFNFPDRHVGSFTMSCLKKLTNEELCQYLLQLVQVLKYESYLDCELTTFLLERALINRKIGHFLFWHLRSEMHVPAVALRFGLILEAYCRGSTYHMKVLMKQGEALSKLKGLNDFVRSSVQKTSKAQAKEAMHMCMRQETYLEPLSHLYSPLDPNLILTDVCVELCTFMESKMKPLWIVYNNDMRGGSRVGIIFKNGDDLRQDMLTLQMIKLMDVLWKKEGLDLRVTPYGCLSTGDKTGLIEVVMQSDTIANIQRNKSNMAATAAFNKDALLNWLKSKNPGDALDRAIEEFTLSCAGYCVATYVLGIGDRHSDNIMIRETGQLFHIDFGHFLGNFKTKFGFNRERVPFILTYDFVHVIQQGKTNNSEKFERFRDYCEKAYTILRCHGALFLNLFALMKAAGLPELTCSKDIQYLKDSLALGKNDDDALKQFRVKFNEALRESWKTKVNWFAHTVSKDNRQ; this is encoded by the exons ATGCCGCCTGGAGTTTACTGCCCGGTGGACTTCTGGGCCAAAGAGGAGAAGCAGAGCATTCTGGTGGATTTCCTCCTACCGTCTGGCATTTACCTCAACTTCCCTGTGCCATGCAGTGCCAGCCTCGGAAACATCAAGAAG TTACTATGGCAACGGGCGCAGCAGGAGCCGCTGTTTCACACCCTTGGTTCGCCCTCGTCCTACGTCTTCACCTGCATCAATCAGACGGCGGAGCAGCAGGAGctggaggacgagcagcggcgccTGTGTGACATCCAGCCCTTCCTGCCAGTCCTGAGGCTCGTGGCCCGGGAGGGCGATCGGGCCGAGAAGTTACTCAATTCCCAAATAAGTCTGCTGATTGGCAAAG GTCTTCACGAATTCGACTCTCTAAATGATCCAGAAGTCAACGATTTCCGCAGCAAAATGCGGCAGCTCTGTGAGGAGACCGCGCTGCGGCGGCAGCACATGAACTGGGACATCTGGATGGAGTCCAACTTCCCTCTCCAGCTGGAGCATTCCTCTAAGGCCTTCTCCAAGACGCAGGGCAGCAAAACCCTGATGATCAACGTCAAGTTCGAGAACAGCGAG GAGAGCTTCACACTACAGGTGTCTCCTCGGGACTTCCCTCTCTCCATTATCCGCATGGCTCTAAGGAAAAAGTCCAACGTGTCGGGTCACCAGTGCCCGGGCCGCCCGGACGATTACATCCTGCAGGTCAATGGCATTCTGGACTACATCTATGGAAACTACCCGCTGTGCCAGTTCAAA CACATCAGCCACTGTCTGCAGTCCACCTGCACCGCGCACCTCACCCTCGTCCCCATCGCCTCCACATTACCGGACCAGCAGGGAGGCGCAATCATGAGCTCCAAACTACGGCACAAACCGCCGCCACTACCCACCAAGAAG ccGCATCAGTGCTCACTATGGAAACTGGAGAGGCCGTTCTGTTTCCAGCTCCTGCACGGATATAACGTCAACGCCGACGACGGATTAAAG CTGCTGGTCCAGTGCGGCCTGTATCACGGCAGTGAGCTCCTGTGTAAGACGGTGGCCAGTAGTGAAGTCAACGCCTCCTCCGATCCTCAGTGGTTCCAGTCTCTAGACTTTGACATCAACTTCTGTGACCTTCCTCGCATGACCCGGCTCAGCCTCGCCCTCTATGCTGTCGACAAGTCCAAAAAGGCCAAGTCCACCAAAAAGAAGTCTAAGAAGACG GATTACCCCATCGCGTGGGTGAACACCATGCTGTTCGATTACAAGGACATGCTGAAGTTCGGGGAATACTCTCTCTGCATGTGGTCGTCCTTCCCAG ATGAAAAGGGAGAACTGCTGAACCCAATGGGAACCGTTCAGTGTAACCCGAATACAGAGAGTGCTGCTACCCTGAAGATCGGCTTCAACAGTTTGTCCGATTATCCCTTGTACTACCCCTCTATTGAGAAA ATACTTGAGCTGGGCAGATTAGGAGAAGTCTGCAACGCCACCGCCGACGAG CGGCAGCAGCTCCTGGAGATCGTGGACCGCAAAGGCCAAGCCGAGCTGTACGAGCACGAGAAGGAGCTGGTGTGGAAACTGCGGCACGAGATTAAAGAGCGCCACCCGGAGGCCCTCCCCAAACTGCTGCTCACCACCAAGTGGAGCAAACACGAGGACGTGGCGCAG ATGGTGTATCTGCTGCAGACGTGGCCGGAGCTGCCCGTCCTCACCGCCCTGGAGCTATTAGATTTCAACTTCCCAGATAGACACGTGGGATCGTTCACTATGAGCTGCCTGAAGAAGTTAAC GAACGAGGAGCTTTGTCAGTACCTCCTTCAGCTGGTGCAGGTCCTTAAATATGAGTCCTACCTGGACTGTGAGCTGACGACGTTCCTCCTGGAGAGGGCGCTGATCAACCGCAAGATCGGACACTTCTTATTCTGGCACCTTAG GTCGGAGATGCACGTCCCAGCAGTGGCCTTGAGGTTTGGCCTCATCCTTGAAGCCTATTGCAGGGGCAGCACCTATCACATGAAGGTCCTAATGAAACAG GGAGAAGCTCTGTCCAAGCTGAAAGGTCTGAATGACTTTGTGAGGTCGAGCGTCCAGAAGACCAGCAAGGCCCAGGCCAAAGAAGCCATGCACATGTGTATGAGGCAGGAGACCTACCTGGAGCCGCTGTCCCACCTCTACTCCCCGCTGGACCCCAACCTCATCCTCACCGACGTGTG TGTGGAGCTCTGCACTTTCATGGAATCCAAGATGAAGCCTCTTTGGATAGTTTACAATAACGACATGCGCGGCGGGAGCCGGGTCGGCATCATCTTTAAGAACGGAGATG ATCTGCGGCAGGACATGCTGACCCTCCAGATGATCAAACTGATGGACGTCCTGTGGAAGAAGGAAGGGCTGGACCTGCG GGTCACCCCCTATGGCTGCCTATCCACAGGAGACAAGACGGGTCTTATTGAAGTGGTCATGCAGTCGGACACCATTGCCAACATTCAGCGGAATAAAAGTAACATGGCGGCCACTGCGGCTTTCAATAAGGACGCCCTGCTGAACTGGCTAAAGAGCAAGAATCCTGG GGACGCTTTGGATCGAGCCATTGAGGAGTTCACCCTGTCCTGCGCTGGCTACTGTGTAGCAACATATGTTCTGGGCATTGGGGACCGTCACAGCGACAACATCATGATCCGTGAAACCGGGCAG CTATTCCACATAGACTTTGGTCACTTCCTTGGTAACTTTAAAACCAAATTTGGCTTTAACCGTGAACGCGTTCCCTTCATCCTGACGTACGATTTCGTGCACGTTATCCAACAGGGGAAGACGAACAACAGTGAGAAGTTTGAGCG GTTCCGGGATTACTGTGAAAAAGCGTACACCATCCTCCGATGCCACGGAGCCCTCTTCCTGAACTTGTTTGCACTGATGAAAGCGGCGGGCTTGCCTGAACTCACCTGCTCGAAGGACATCCAGTATCTAAAG GACTCTTTAGCGCTTGGGAAGAACGATGACGACGCGCTGAAGCAGTTCCGGGTGAAGTTTAACGAGGCGCTGCGGGAAAGCTGGAAGACCAAAGTGAACTGGTTCGCTCACACCGTGTCCAAAGACAACAGACAGTGA